The Anopheles maculipalpis chromosome 3RL, idAnoMacuDA_375_x, whole genome shotgun sequence genomic sequence GTATCATCGACCTCTTCGTTTGTTACCGACATTGTTTTTTGAAGATATTGCAGGAAAACCGGGCAAATTGGAGTGAAAAACACACGCGGaactacacaaaacacaatttcactttcactaATCGCAAGTCACGGAAAAACCGAGGCACCAAaacgaagcaaagaaaagcgtAAACAAACAACTGTCTGTGAACTGTCAAACGGTGGCACGTTGTAATGGTGTGTGTGACATCTCGAGCTATCGCGCTCTGTATCTACAAATCAgctgttttatgttgaaattgttttgcataactagaaaaaaggatttcaataaacaatttaaaactatAATCTCttcttttattactttctCTTTGTCTTCCTTTCACACTTTCTTGCCATTTATCTTCGCCAGCTTGTTTCTCGCAATCTTgtcgaaaaacaacaatccaGCTGCCCGTTCAACCGTCTCCGGTGGAACCTGATACATGGTCAATGGTGTCGCGTCGTCTATCTTTTGGTTTGGCAGTACGTAAGATTCCATCTCCAACCGACCATCGGTCGTTTCCATTACAATGACCTTATAGAAATGTGTTGGCACGGCTACATTGTTCGATCCGATCACCTGGTACTTTACGTACAGTTTGCCATCATCTTCCCTTCGGGGCAAATACAGTGGTCCGGTACAGCAGTACacgtttggaaaatgttttgtcaGCTTTCTCACGTAACGCTCCAGATGATTCCATTTATCACGATTGAATCCCACACCGACCTGAAAGCTCGCGTGAAAGACAAAGAAGAATCGTATTAGTGTTTTGCTgatataattaaaacaattcctCACTAACCTGCGGTGCCATATTTGTCAAGAAGAACGTCTGATCGCAATGCTTTTGCTCCATCCGATGGTTTCCTGCCGCCGCTAGATGACCACGATCGAACCCAGATCCTTTATAATCGGTGTTTAACGAGCGGAAGAACGGGTGAATACTTTCATCCGCTT encodes the following:
- the LOC126565070 gene encoding endonuclease G, mitochondrial, with protein sequence MASKNVMSRLLVLSSVGFGGYLTGTYLERRKLIRPADYVNTGKVEELFCSKPGLPIFGTVSAATPIPAESPSSALVNVSRVGQIMKFGFPGLDNVRSFDDYVLSYDRRTRVAHWVFEHLTPRSVQHNDAVDRAKSDFKADESIHPFFRSLNTDYKGSGFDRGHLAAAGNHRMEQKHCDQTFFLTNMAPQVGVGFNRDKWNHLERYVRKLTKHFPNVYCCTGPLYLPRREDDGKLYVKYQVIGSNNVAVPTHFYKVIVMETTDGRLEMESYVLPNQKIDDATPLTMYQVPPETVERAAGLLFFDKIARNKLAKINGKKV